In the genome of Anaerolineae bacterium, the window CGTTATCATCTTTAAAGGGAGATTGGCGATGCCTTCTGGTAGGCGAAGGCCCGATTCGGGAGGAATGGCTGCATCAGGCCCAGAGGCGAGGCATCGGAGAGCGAGTTTTCTGGATCCCCACCGTCCCTCATACAGAAGTGCCCGAATACCTCAACGCAATGGACGTGCTGGTGCTTCCCTCACAGACCACTGCCCGCTGGAAGGAACAATTTGGGCATGTGCTAATTGAGGCGATGGCCTGTGGAGTGCCCGTTATTGGTTCCGATTCCGGAGCTATCCCGGAAGTGATCGGAGACGCCGGACTGATTGTGCCCGAAGGGGACTCTCTCGCTCTCGCCCAAGCCATAGATTTCTTGCGGTCGTCCGCACTCCAGAGGGCGATTTTGGGCCGGAAAGGCCGAGAGCGGGTGCTGGCCCTTTATACCAATGAGCGAATTTGCTACCAGACCTTCCGTTTCTGGCAGGAAGTGTTGGATGCGCGTGCATCTCTTTGCCGATAGTCCTTGGGAAAACTGGCCCAGTATGGACCGCTATGCCCGGTCCCTGTTCAGAGCCTTGAAGGAGGTGGCTCCTGGGGTAGACTTCCGCCTGTTGGTGCCACCGGATCCACCTTCTGGCCTGCGCGGGCGGTTTTTCGTCCTGTGGCGAATGCTGGCCTATCCCCTGTGGGCCCGCCGTTATTCGGTGGCGGATGTGTATCACATCCTGGACCACTCCTACGGCCATCTCCTCTTCGCGCTGGACGGAAGCCGCACAATCGTGACGGTTCACGACATCGCTCCTCTTTTCTTTCCCGGCCGTCGCTGGGGATTGAGCCAGATAGCATGGGAGACCGCTTGGAAAGGCTGTCGGCAGGCGAGATGGCTGGTGGCAGTTTCAGAATTTACCAGGCGGGAGTTAATGGCGCGCATCAATGGAAGCCCTGATAAAATTATAACCATCTACAATGGAGTAGAGGCTCATTTTCGTCCGCTATCTGAAGGCGAAAGGGCTCTTTGGCGAGAAAAGTGGAAACTTGGCAATAGGAAGCTCATTCTCCATGTGGGCCACTGCCAGCCCCGCAAAAACCTGGAAGGACTGCTGGCAGCTTTGGCTCTATTAGCCAATAGGAAAACGGACTTTCTGTTTATCCAAACGGGGGGGGCTTTCTCACCCGCTCAGCAAAGGCTCATAGATGGCCTGGGCTTGAAAGACAGGGTTTTTCAGATAAAGCGG includes:
- a CDS encoding glycosyltransferase family 4 protein, with amino-acid sequence MRVHLFADSPWENWPSMDRYARSLFRALKEVAPGVDFRLLVPPDPPSGLRGRFFVLWRMLAYPLWARRYSVADVYHILDHSYGHLLFALDGSRTIVTVHDIAPLFFPGRRWGLSQIAWETAWKGCRQARWLVAVSEFTRRELMARINGSPDKIITIYNGVEAHFRPLSEGERALWREKWKLGNRKLILHVGHCQPRKNLEGLLAALALLANRKTDFLFIQTGGAFSPAQQRLIDGLGLKDRVFQIKRISEEELIGLYNSADVVVLPSLYEGFGLPALEAMACGTPVVASSVASLPEVVGDAGLLVDPRDPQAIADAIDRVLSDPALAEELRRRGLERAKGFTWEKTAREAMAVYLRILEGNL